From the genome of Pseudomonas sp. FP453:
CTTTTTGCCGAGCCTGACTCCGGCGTCGAACCCTCCGGCGACAATGTCCACGAGACGTTCATCGGTGACGATATCGAAATGAATACCGGGGGTAAGCCTGCAGAAAGGGTCCGATCAGCGGCGCAAGGTAATGAGTGGCTGCAACGCGGGTAGTGTTGATGCGCAACAGCCCGCTAGGGCCTTCGCTGGACTCTTTTAGCCGGGCGACGGCCGAGTCCAGCGACGCCAGGGCAGGCAGAAGCTCAGCAAGGAGCCGTGCGCCTATTTCGGTTGGCGATACGCTGCGTGTCGTACGGTTGACCAGGCGAACACCCAGGCGTTCTTCCGCATTACGGATGGTCTGGCTCAGCGCGGAGGCGGACATCCCCAGGTGGGCTGCGGCGCGGACAAAACTGCCTTGCTGAATAACCGCGGCGAATGCTTGGAGTTGGGAGTATTCGTTGCCGCGCATTGTGTCCACTTCCTTAATGGGTCATGCGGATATTAGCGCATTATCAAATGGATCCAATTACGCAATACTGCCCCCGCATTGAGATTTTCATGTCGGCAATGGAGCAAGACCTATGGGCAGATTCTCAGGTAAACGGATCTTGATTACCGGTGGTACGAGTGGCATGGGGCTGGCAGGCGCCAAGCGTATTGCGGACGAGGGCGGTCGGGTCGCTGTCACCGGCTATAGCCGGGAACACCTTGAAGAAGCTGCGGATATTCTGCCTTCCAGTGCATGGGTATTTAAAAACGATGCATCGGATCCATCGGCCATTGCGCAGTTGGTGGACGTCGTTAAAGAAATGGGCGGTCTGGATGGCTTATGGCTGAATGCCGGTTACGCGCAAGTGGGCGCCATTGAAGACACAGAGGCGGCGTTTTTTGATCGCATGATGAATGCCAATGCGCGAGGGCCTTTGCTACAGATCGCAAAATTGAAGGACCTGTTGTCTCCCCACGCATCGGTTGTCTTGACCTCCTCGACCTCCGCCTACGAGTCGGCCCCAATGGCCAGTGTCTATGCCGCGACCAAAGGCGCGATGATTTCAATGGCCAGGTGTTGTGCGGCGGCATTGGGCGAGCGGGGGATCCGTGTGAACGTATTGGTTCCCGGGCCGATTGATACCAACTTCCGAAACTTCATGGCCAATGAAGTGCGGCAGCAGTTCGAGGATGGGCTGGTCAATCAATTACCCCTTCGACGTGTCGGCACTGCGGCCGAGGCTGCGGCAGTTGCGTTGTTTTTGCTGTCCGATGATGCGTCATACGTGACTGGCAGCCAATATGCGGTGGACGGTGGGTTGACCATGCGTTGAGCTGTTTACCCACGGTCGGCGCCTTGCGCCGCTCGCTCCAGCCGCCATCCCCCCGCTCGCTGACGCTCCTTCCAGAACCCCGCATACCGTCCGTTCTGCCCCAGCAACTGCGCATGAGTGCCGCACTCCACCAGCCCCCCTTCATCCAGCACCAGAATCTGGTCGGCCGCCATGATGGTCGGCAGGCGATGGGCAATCACCAGCACCGTGGCGCGGTGCATCAGCGTGCGGATTGCAGCTTGCACGTAAGCGTCTTTCTGCGGGTCGAGCGCCGCAGTGGCTTCGTCCAGCAACAGGATCGGCGCGCGTTTGAGCAGGGCCCTGGCGAGGGACACGCGCTGGCGTTCGCCGCCGGAGAGGCTGGCGCCGCCTTCGCCCACGGGGGTGTGCCAGCCTTGGGGCAGGCGCGCGATGATTTCATCGACCCCGGCCAGGCGCGCCGCTTCGGCCACCTGCTGCGCACTGGCATCGGGGCTGCCCACGCGGATGTTGGCTTCCAGGCTGTCGTCGAACAGGTACACGTCCTGCATCACCAGGGACAACTGCGCCATCAGCTGCGAGTTGGTGAGTGCGCGGACATCGACGCCACCCACCTTGACCTGGCCCTCGCTGGCATCGAAGAAGCGCATCAGCAGGCGGGTGATGGTGGTTTTACCCGAACCCGAGGCGCCGACGATGGCGGTCATGGAATGGGCCGGGACGTTGAAACTCAGGTCCTTGAGCACCGTGGAGCCACTGGGATAGGCAAAGCTCACGCGTTCAAACGCGAGGCTGCCGGGCGCCGTCAGGGGCTGGCTGCTTGCCGGTTCCGGCAGGCCGGGTTCGCGCAGGATACTCACCAGTTGATCGAGGTCGTTGCCGGCCATGCGCAACAGGCCACTGCGCGCGGCAGCTTCGGCCAGCGGGCCGACGAAGCGGGCGGCGAGGGCCAGCAGTGCGACCAGTTGGATGGCGTCGATTGCACCGGTTGCCGCCAGGGCGATGCCGACGCCCACCAGCAGGGCGAAGGCCAATTGCACGGTCAGGCCACCGGCGAGCAACTTGGGAAAGGTCTGCGCCAGCATCGAACCGGCCGCGTGTTTCTGCGCCAGGTTAGCCGCGTGCAACGGTGCATAGCCGTCCCGCGCCTGGCCAAAGGCGCGCAGCACCGGCTGGTAGCGGGCGAACTCGACCACGCGGTTGCCGGCCAGGGTCGCGGCGGCTTCGACGCGCTGGTCATTGGCCGCAATGGCGTTAGCCGACCCGTGATGGGTGGCGTAGATCAGCGGCGCACAGAGCACGGCGGTCAGTCCCAGGCGCCAGTCGAACACAAACAGCGTGAGGGCCACCGTGGCCGGCACCACCACCCCGCACACCACCGGCCCCAGGTAATGGGCAAACAGACCGGTGATCATCAACGTGCCGCTGGTGGCGCTGCGCGACAGGCGTCCGACCTTTTCCGCGTTGAACCAGCCCAGGGGCAGGCGCATCAGGTGTTGGCCAAGGCGCTCATGCAGGGTCGTCAGCACCAGCAGCGCCAGGGCAAAACCGCGCATTGCCTGCTGGTAGTGGGCGATGCACGTCAGCACCACCATGGCCGCCAGGGCACACAACCAGGCGAGTGCCGCCGGCAAGTCGCCGGCGAACAGCGCGTGCAGGATCGGCACCAGCAACGCGACCGCCAGGCCTTGCAGCACGGCACTGGCCACCAGCCAGGCGAGGTAACGGTAGAGGCGCGCGGCATGGGCCGGGCCCAACAGGGTGAGCAGGCTGCGGATCACAAGGACATCTCCAGGTCGGGGGTGGTGGCGCGCCACATGCGGGCGTAGGCGCCATCGGCGTGCAGCAGGTCAGGGTGACGGCCGCACTCCACCACGCGGCCGTGATCGAGGACGACGATTTGATCGACCCCGCGGATGCTGGCCAGGCGATGGGCGATCACCAGCACCGTGCGCCCTCTGGCCAGCGCCGACAGGGCGTCCTGGATCAGCGCTTCGGAGGCTGGATCGGCGTGGGAGGTGGCTTCATCGAGGATCAGCACCGGCGTATCGGCCAGCAGCGTGCGGGCGATGGACAGTCGCTGGGCTTCGCCGCCGGAGAATATCGCGTCCTCGCCAATCACCGACTGGTAGCCACGGGGCAGCGCCTCGATACGCGTGTGGATCTGCGCCGTACGCGCGGCCGCCTGCACGTCCTCGTCACTGGCCTCTGGCCGGCCCAGGCGCAGGTTTTCAGCCACACTGCCGTGCACCAGTTGTGCGTCTTGCAGCACAAAGCCGACGTGCCGGTACAGTTGGTGCGGGTCGATCTGGCGCACATCGGCACCCCCGACCAATACCCGCCCAGCGTTGACGTCGTGAAAGCGCGGCACCAACTTGGCCAGGGTCGACTTGCCTGCGCCCGATGCCCCCACCAGCGCGGTGACCGTGCCCGCCGGGCAATGCAGCGTGATGCCGTCGAGGATCAGGTGGGCGGGGTCATAGCCAAACTGCACGTTGTCGAAGGTAATGGCACTGCCTTCGGGCGATTGGCAGGCGGTCGGGCTGGGCAGTTCGTCGATGTTCAGCAGGGCTTCGATGCGTGCCGCAGCCGCCAGGGCGGTGCGTTGCGCGGTCAGGCTCTGGTTGATCACCAACAACGATTGCGGGATCACCACCGCCACCAGGGTTTCGGCGAACAACTCCAGCGGCGTGACCCAGCCCCGCGCCAACAGCAGGCTGCCCACGCCCAGGCTGGCCAGCAGAATCAGCGGCACGCTCAGGGCCATCGACGACAACGCTTCAAGGCGCAACAACGGACGCACCCAACCCGCGTACTGCTGGCTGAACTGGTTGACCGCCTGCTGATAGCTGCGATGGGCCTGGCCGCTGCGCCCGAAGGCCTTGACCACCGCAATCCCGTGGACGAACTCGACAATCGCCGCGCTGACCCGGGTCATGCTCTGGTCCAGCAGCTGCATCTTGCTGCCGAAGCCGCGCATCATCAGGGCGTAGGCCAGCGCATAGACCGGCAGGGTCAGCACCGCCAGCACCACCAGGTAGCCGTTCAGGCTGGCCAGCCATACCAGCCCGGCGAGGGGCGTGACGACGGCGGCGGTGAGTTCCACGGCGTGATGGGCGACGAGGTGGTGCAGGTCTTCGAGGTCATCCTGCACCACTTTGCGCACCGCGCCGGACGTGGTGTCGCTGTACCAGCCAAGGGGCACGCGCCCGAGTTTGCGCACCATCGCGTCACGCAAGCCGGCTTGCAGGCGGTGATCGGCCACGTGGGTAAGCCACAGCGCCACGCCGTTGGCCATCCAGCCCAGGCTCAGGGCGATCACCACCAGCGCCGCCCACGACCACAAGGTGTGACGCGCGGCGTCGCTGGCCAGGAGCAGCCGGGCCAATTCGGTCAGGCCGATGGAGGGCACCAGGTTGACCAGCGCGCCAATCGCGGCAAACAGCACACCCAGGCGAATCAGTGGGTTGACCGGGCGTTTCAAGGTGTCCAGGGCAGTTGTCATCGGTGTTCCGTAGGTCTTCTGCGGGGCAAACGATGCTAGTCACTCCAGATTTGACGGCTACCCGCATCGAGTCCAATTCGCCCCGCATTCGACATCCCGACCCCACCAGCGGCGCGATACGGTTGGAAAATGACTTGAATCGGGTAGAGGCCCACCGGTGGCCCTGGCTACCGTTCCAGGCTGCCTGTTTCGTGGGCAGGTATTTCCCCCAACCGGTGTCCTTGGAGTGGCAGATGTCAGTCGATTCAGGTTTGCAAGTGCGCGGTCTGCGCAAGCGCTACAACAACGGCGGTCGAAGCGCTGCGCGGCGTGGACCTGAGCGTGGGCCCCGGCATGTACGGCTTGCTGGGGCCCAATGGCGCCGGCAAAAGCAGCCTGATGCGCACCTTGGCCACGCTGCAACCCGCCGACGCCGGCAGTATTCATCTGGATGGCGTGGACGTGCTGGCTGACGCCGATCACCTGCGCCAGCGCCTCGGTTATCTGCCGCAGCAACTGGGCGCTTATCCCGGCGTGAGTGCGCGTGACCTGCTCGACCGCTTCGCCTGGCTCAAGGGGCGCACCGATGCCCGGCAACGCCGCGAGGAAATCGAAGGCCTGCTGGGCAAGGTCAACCTGCAAGACGCCGCGCACCGTGCGTTGGCCACGTATTCGGGCGGCATGCTGCGCCGCTTTGGCATTGCCATGGCACTGGTGGGCGCGCCGCGCTTGTTGATTGTCGATGAGCCCACGGGCGGGCCTCGACCCGGCGGAACGCAACCGTTTCCACCGGGTGCTGGCGGACGTCGCCGCCGAGTCGGTTGTGCTGCTGTCGACCCATATCGTCGAAGACGTCGAAAACCTGTGCAGTCGCCTGGCCGTCCTGGCGGCTGGGCGGATCATCGTCGAAGGCCGCCCGGCGGACCTGCTGGCGGCCGAGCAGGGGCGCCTGTGGCAAGCGCCGTTTGGCCGTGGCGAACCCTTGCCGGCCGCGTTGCATGTGGCGGCCAGCCCGCAAGGCAGTCGGGTGATCGTGCACGGCGAACGGCCCCTTGATCCGCGTTTTACGCCCCACGCACCGCGCCTGGAAGATATCTATTACCTGGCCTTGGCCCAGGCCGGCGAGGCGCCCGACGCATGAACCACTTTGCCCTGATGCGCCGCGAAGCCTGGGTGGAACTGCGTGCCGGGCTGCGCAGCGGGATTCCCGTGCTGGTGTTCCTCGGCCTGGCCGGCTACTTGCTGATGTCCCTGACCAACGCCGACTACGTGCAGAAAATGGGCGCCAGCGATATCCCGCGCAACGCCCCGAGCCTGATCTACCTGATGTCCTGCGGTTGCATGTTCTTCCTGTTTTTTGCCTGGGCCTGGGTGTTTGCCCAGCCAGCCCTGCGCGACCGCAAGGCGCAGTTGGAAGAGGTGCTGCTGGCCTTGCCGGTGTCGCTGCCGGCGCTGTTGTGGGGGCGCTTTATCGGCGCGGCAATGGTCGCCGGGTTGCTCGCCAGCGCCCTGGTGGTGGGCTTCTTACTCAGCCCGATCCTTGCTTGGCTAGGCTGGGTGCCAGCGGCGAGCATCGGCGCGCCCGCGTGGTCGGCGCTGGGGTTCGCCTGGGTGGCCTTGTTGTTGCCGGTAAGCACCGGCATCGGCGCGCTGTATTACCTGCTGGCGTTGCGCAGTCGCGGGTTGGCGGCGCCGTTTGCGTTGGCCACGGTACTGATGCTGTTGTGGATGTTTGCGGTGGTGGTGCTCAAGGGCGGGCAGATCAACCCGTTGCTGGCGGCCAGCCTGGATCCGTCGTTGTTTACCTTTGCCCAGGCCCAAGTGGAAACCTGGACGGCGGCGCAGAAATCCGAGGCCCTGCTGGCCCTGACCCCAGGCTTCTGGCTCAACCGCAGCCTGTGGTGTGCGCTGCCCTTGGTGCTGTTGGCCTGGGTCTTGGCGCGCACCACGCGTGAGGGCCTGATGGGGCGTCGTTCCGGCGCTGTACTGGCAGAGCCGCCGATGCGCTTGGCCGAGGGTACCGCGGTGCTCGGCCCCGTGCTGCGCAGCCATTGGCTTCGGGCGTTGTGGTACGAAGCCCGTTGGCAGTCACGCCAAATTTTCGCCCGCAAGGTGTGGTGGCTGGCCCTGGCGCTGCTGATGGTGATGGGCATGCTCAGCGGCTTTGTCCATGGGGTGTGGCACGCCCGTGGGCCGATGGTGCCGAGGGCGGACTTGAGCTTGCCGTTGCTGTCCAGCGCGCTGTTCCTGGTGCTCGCGTTTGTATTGGCGGCGCTGGTGGGGTTGGTGTGCCGACGCGATGACGTCGAAGGCCTGGGCGCGATGCTGCACGCCACGCCGGCCCCGGCGTGGGTGCGCCTTTTTGGACGGGTGCTGTGTGTGGCGGTGGCGACGGTGCTGTTGGCACTGGTGCCGGGTGCCGCCAGCCTGTTGATCACTGCGCTGGTTGCACCGCAAAGCCTGGCCCCGGGGTTTGTGCTGACCTATCAACTGCTGGTATTCGCACCACCGTTGCTGGAATTGGCACTGCTGACGCTGCTGGTACACACGCTGATCCGCCGCACCGGCCTGGCTTACGCGACGTCGATGCTGCTGACGTTTTTCCTGGTGCTCAATCACGAGCTTGGGCTGGTGAGTTACCCGCCCTATGAAATGGCGATCCCGGCCCATGTGGCGTTGTCGGCGTTGACCGGCTGGGCGCCGTGGTGGCTGTATCTGGCGACGCTGGCGGGCTGGAAGCTGGCGGGGTGTGCGGTGATGGTCGCACTGGCGGCCTTGCTCGCGCCCCGTGGAGTCGGACGTTTACCCGCGTCGCTGCTGGCGCTGGGTGTGCTGGGCATGCTCGGCACCGGCGTGTTGTTGCATCGCCACCTGGTGGAGCAGGGCGATTACCGCTCCAGCGCTGACGAGCTGGCCGAACGTGCTGCCTGGGAACAGCGTTGGCTGGCCGATGCAGGCGCATGGCAGGTCGCCGGTGGACAGGTGCAGGTGCAGATCGACAGCGGGCGTCGGCAGGTGCAAGGGCAGTGGCGCCTGGACCGGGTGATGGCTGCCAACGGCCATCTGGACGCCGAACTGCCGCCGGGTTTACACGTGACCGGCGCCAGCGTCATGGGTCAAGCGGTCGCCGTCGAGCAGGCCAGCGACCACCTGCGCATCCCCTTGGGGTCGTGTGCGGCGGCCGGGTGCAGCGTGACGTTGCACTGGACCGTCAGCGCCAGCGGTTGGCCCGCCGACGGTGACGGCCTGTGGCTGACGCCCCAGGCCACATGGCTGGAAGCGCGCCGGGTGCTGCCGCGCCTGGGCCTGGACCCGGAGCGCGCCTTGCGTGCCCCCGCGCAACGCATTGCCGCCGGGTTGCCCGCGCTGATGCCGGTGTTACCGATGGGCGCGGCCGTGGCGGCGCAAGCCGTGGCCCCGGCCGGGGATTGGCAATGGACGATCAGCCTGGATGGGCAGCCGTTCAGCGGCCACAGCCAACATCCCCTGGACTTCGCTTACCGCCCGACGCCACTGGCCTCGGTCCAAAACCTCGACGGCGTGCAGGTGCTGGCCGATGCCAGCCGCCAGCACACCGCCCGCGAAGTGCGCGACGACCTCACGGCGATGACCGCGTGCGTGGCCCGGCGCCTGGGCGCAAGCCCGACCGTCAGCGAACTGAGCCAGTGGCCCAGCGGCATGGGCGCCAGTCGCCTGAGCAACGCGCACCTGCTGCTGGCGCAGACACCTCACTGGGACGTGGCGGCCAGCGGCGTCGGGCGCTGGGCGCGGCGCGCGCAGATCGCCGAACTGCTGGCGCGCCAGCAGCTGATCAGTGCCAGCGACCTGCGCGAACAACCGGGGCATGTGTGGCTCAGCCAGGGCGTGGCCGGGGCCTTGGGCTTGCTCTGTGTGGGCGAGGTGGACGGTCCACAGGCCCGCGCTGCCTTGATCACGCTGATGGCCGATGACCTGACCCGCGCATTGGGCAGCGACGGCGAGCCCGTCGGCACCCTGGCCAGCGCCCGTGCGCAGGGCTGGGCCGCGTTCTATGCACCGCTGGCCAGCCTCGACTGGGTCGCCAGCCAAAGCCCCGAACAACTGCTGGCAATGACTGCCGCCGTGCGCACTGGCCAGGGATGGCCCGTTTCGATCCAGGGCCTGCTCGGCGCGCCCTCGGAAGCCGTGGTGACCCAGGCGCGTGAGCGCTGGGGAACACCGGAATGAATGTCCTGAAACCCTTATCCCTGGAGTTCTACATGCCTGCCCAAGTCACCCTCAAACCCCTGCGCCGACCGCCAGGCTGGCGTGCCAACGTGCTCACCCAAGCCTTGGCCCTGGCCCTGTCCAGCCAGATGTGCAGCGCGTTTGCCGCCGACTACCGGCCCAGCCCCGAGACCCTCGAACTGGCGCCGCTGACGGTCAGCGCGCGGCTGCATCAGGAGAGCGCCAAGGACATCCCGTTCGGCCTGACGGTGCTCGACGGCCAGGCCCTGGAGACCCGGCGCCTGCGCACCCTCGAAGACGCGTTGCGCGCCACGCCGGGGGTGGACGTCAATTCGTGGGGCGGCGCCAACGATGCCAACGTGCGCATCCGTGGTGTCGGTTCGCTGAACCAGATGAGCATGGATGACGGCTCGGTGCAGCTGAATGTAGACGGCGTGCCGATGTCGGTGCGCAATGCGGCCATGGCCACCCTGGATGTGCAGCAAGTGGAAGTGCTCAAGGGCCCCCAGGGCACGTTGCTGGGACGCAACAGCGAAGCCGGCGCGATCAACGTCACCACGCGCAAGCCGAGCCGTGAAGTGCAAGGTTATGTGCGCGGCGAAGTCGGCCAGCAAGGCCAATTCATGACCGAGGGCGCGGTGGGCGGGCCATTGACCGACACCCTGGCCGGGCGCATCGCCGTGCGCCGCTCAGGCTTTGACAATTGGGTCGATGATCAACAGGACGGCGACCCATTGACCCGTCCCCGCGACCTGGCCCTGCGCGGCAGCCTGCTGTGGGACAACGACAGCGGCACCACGGGCCTGCTGGTGGCCGAGCGCCAACGCGCCGAGCATTACGCCGGGCTGGAAATGCTGCGCCCGTTCGGCCACCGCCCGCGCCTGGACTACACCCCCGGCGTGTTCGACGGCAACCAGAAGACCCACGAGCGCTACTCCTTCGAACTCAACCACGACCTGGCGCAGGCGCGCCTCACCTCGATCAGCGCCTATACCCGCACCGATTTCAATGGGGTCAAGGGCTACGACCGCAACATCACCCGCGCCCTTTACGGTGCGCCATTCGAATACCTGATCGAAGACACCGCCCGCGAGCAGGTGTGGAGCCAGGACCTGCGCCTGGGCTCATTGCCGGACGCCGAGGTGTTCTGGGTCGGCGGGGTGAACCTGGCGCGCTCCGAGCGCAGTTTCGATTCGGACAACTTCACCAACGGCTCCTGGCAACAGCGCGACTTCAGTACCAACAGCTACGCGGCGTATGGCGAGATCACCGTGCCGCTTGCCGAGCGCTGGAAGCTCACCACCGGCCTGCGCCACAGCTGGGACCGCAAGACCTATGGCGCCGACTACGCCAGTGGCGGCGCGGTGACCGGCGACAGCCGCCAGCTGCAAGACCACTACAGCACCGGCCGCGTGGCCTTGGCCTATGCGCTGACCGCGCAGACCAACCTGTATGCCGTGTTGTCGCGTGGCTACAAGTCTGCGGGGTTCAATGATTACGCCACCTCGGTCAAGGACAGCGAGCCGTACAAAGCAGCCAAGGTGAATGCCGCCGAACTGGGCTTCAAGCATGAAAGTGCCGGCGGTGCGCTGAGTGTGGAAGGCGCGCTGTTTATCACCCGTGTCGCCGATGACCATTTGCTCGGGTACGACTTCACCAGCCTGGCCGTCAGCGCAGTGAACGCCGACACCCGCAGCAAGGGCGCCGAGCTGTCGACGACCTGGCATGTGAACGATGAGCTGACCCTGGGCAGTGCCGTGAGCTACACCAACGCGGTGGTGACCTCCGACGCACCGGGCGTCTCCGGCGGCGATGTGGCCGCGGGCAGCCGTGTCCCGGATGTGCCGCTGTGGAGTGGCAATTTCAGTCTGGCCTGGACGCGCGACTTGCCGAGCCTGCTGGGCCTGCCCGCGCCACGCCTGAACACCTTGCTCAATTACCGCGTGCAGAAAAACCGCCCGGCCGACGCGCAGAATCACTATGACCTCAAGGGCTACGCCAAGCTGGACCTGCACCTGGGCCTGGAAAGCGGCGGTTCGGAAATCTACCTGTGGGGCGACAACCTGCTGGATGCGCGGTATGACCTGTACGGCGCCTACTCGACCGACGCAGTGCTGACGGGGATGCCGGCACGCGGGCGTTCGGCGGGGGTGGGGTACAGCTACGCGTTTTGAGGCGCGGGGAGTCGGCACGCCGGCTCCCCGGTTTATTCAGAACTGATAGGTGTAGCCGACGCCCAGGGTGCGGCGGCGTGCCGGGGCGCCATAGGCCACCGGGTCGCTGTAGAAACCGTAGGTGTCGTAGGTCTGGTTCAGCAGGTTGTCGGCGAAGGCATACACCTCGCCGAAGCGGCTTTCGAGGCCTGCGCGCAGGTCGAGTTTCTCGTAGTTGTCCAGGTTGAAATGGTTCTG
Proteins encoded in this window:
- a CDS encoding LysR family transcriptional regulator yields the protein MRGNEYSQLQAFAAVIQQGSFVRAAAHLGMSASALSQTIRNAEERLGVRLVNRTTRSVSPTEIGARLLAELLPALASLDSAVARLKESSEGPSGLLRINTTRVAATHYLAPLIGPFLQAYPRYSFRYRHR
- a CDS encoding SDR family oxidoreductase, producing MGRFSGKRILITGGTSGMGLAGAKRIADEGGRVAVTGYSREHLEEAADILPSSAWVFKNDASDPSAIAQLVDVVKEMGGLDGLWLNAGYAQVGAIEDTEAAFFDRMMNANARGPLLQIAKLKDLLSPHASVVLTSSTSAYESAPMASVYAATKGAMISMARCCAAALGERGIRVNVLVPGPIDTNFRNFMANEVRQQFEDGLVNQLPLRRVGTAAEAAAVALFLLSDDASYVTGSQYAVDGGLTMR
- a CDS encoding ABC transporter ATP-binding protein — encoded protein: MIRSLLTLLGPAHAARLYRYLAWLVASAVLQGLAVALLVPILHALFAGDLPAALAWLCALAAMVVLTCIAHYQQAMRGFALALLVLTTLHERLGQHLMRLPLGWFNAEKVGRLSRSATSGTLMITGLFAHYLGPVVCGVVVPATVALTLFVFDWRLGLTAVLCAPLIYATHHGSANAIAANDQRVEAAATLAGNRVVEFARYQPVLRAFGQARDGYAPLHAANLAQKHAAGSMLAQTFPKLLAGGLTVQLAFALLVGVGIALAATGAIDAIQLVALLALAARFVGPLAEAAARSGLLRMAGNDLDQLVSILREPGLPEPASSQPLTAPGSLAFERVSFAYPSGSTVLKDLSFNVPAHSMTAIVGASGSGKTTITRLLMRFFDASEGQVKVGGVDVRALTNSQLMAQLSLVMQDVYLFDDSLEANIRVGSPDASAQQVAEAARLAGVDEIIARLPQGWHTPVGEGGASLSGGERQRVSLARALLKRAPILLLDEATAALDPQKDAYVQAAIRTLMHRATVLVIAHRLPTIMAADQILVLDEGGLVECGTHAQLLGQNGRYAGFWKERQRAGGWRLERAAQGADRG
- a CDS encoding ABC transporter ATP-binding protein translates to MTTALDTLKRPVNPLIRLGVLFAAIGALVNLVPSIGLTELARLLLASDAARHTLWSWAALVVIALSLGWMANGVALWLTHVADHRLQAGLRDAMVRKLGRVPLGWYSDTTSGAVRKVVQDDLEDLHHLVAHHAVELTAAVVTPLAGLVWLASLNGYLVVLAVLTLPVYALAYALMMRGFGSKMQLLDQSMTRVSAAIVEFVHGIAVVKAFGRSGQAHRSYQQAVNQFSQQYAGWVRPLLRLEALSSMALSVPLILLASLGVGSLLLARGWVTPLELFAETLVAVVIPQSLLVINQSLTAQRTALAAAARIEALLNIDELPSPTACQSPEGSAITFDNVQFGYDPAHLILDGITLHCPAGTVTALVGASGAGKSTLAKLVPRFHDVNAGRVLVGGADVRQIDPHQLYRHVGFVLQDAQLVHGSVAENLRLGRPEASDEDVQAAARTAQIHTRIEALPRGYQSVIGEDAIFSGGEAQRLSIARTLLADTPVLILDEATSHADPASEALIQDALSALARGRTVLVIAHRLASIRGVDQIVVLDHGRVVECGRHPDLLHADGAYARMWRATTPDLEMSL
- a CDS encoding TonB-dependent receptor produces the protein MPAQVTLKPLRRPPGWRANVLTQALALALSSQMCSAFAADYRPSPETLELAPLTVSARLHQESAKDIPFGLTVLDGQALETRRLRTLEDALRATPGVDVNSWGGANDANVRIRGVGSLNQMSMDDGSVQLNVDGVPMSVRNAAMATLDVQQVEVLKGPQGTLLGRNSEAGAINVTTRKPSREVQGYVRGEVGQQGQFMTEGAVGGPLTDTLAGRIAVRRSGFDNWVDDQQDGDPLTRPRDLALRGSLLWDNDSGTTGLLVAERQRAEHYAGLEMLRPFGHRPRLDYTPGVFDGNQKTHERYSFELNHDLAQARLTSISAYTRTDFNGVKGYDRNITRALYGAPFEYLIEDTAREQVWSQDLRLGSLPDAEVFWVGGVNLARSERSFDSDNFTNGSWQQRDFSTNSYAAYGEITVPLAERWKLTTGLRHSWDRKTYGADYASGGAVTGDSRQLQDHYSTGRVALAYALTAQTNLYAVLSRGYKSAGFNDYATSVKDSEPYKAAKVNAAELGFKHESAGGALSVEGALFITRVADDHLLGYDFTSLAVSAVNADTRSKGAELSTTWHVNDELTLGSAVSYTNAVVTSDAPGVSGGDVAAGSRVPDVPLWSGNFSLAWTRDLPSLLGLPAPRLNTLLNYRVQKNRPADAQNHYDLKGYAKLDLHLGLESGGSEIYLWGDNLLDARYDLYGAYSTDAVLTGMPARGRSAGVGYSYAF